The proteins below are encoded in one region of Scyliorhinus torazame isolate Kashiwa2021f chromosome 16, sScyTor2.1, whole genome shotgun sequence:
- the LOC140393040 gene encoding interferon-induced protein with tetratricopeptide repeats 5-like isoform X1: MSNTQDLLKVELNQLQCHFTWAPQRENIDLVAIKQRLQDSIDLGVEYQARSYNQLAFVNCLQGNCEEAIQNLSTAERILRENHEDEFDKRIIITYGNHAWVYYHMGQLTEAQSYLDRLQRICQQFPEASRYTAMIPEVYGEKGWSLLSSAAQYYEEAKECFKKALEEDPDIIEWNVGYATVLSRLEGFSGTPESRSHSTSVKQWRRVLELDPHHSVAKVLLALNLRQSKQKEEALKLVKQALDHSPDNPYVLRYAAKFYRNKRDVEKAVELLNKGLEATPHSTFLHHQIGQCYRTKLNPLITNPGSRDPHNPAFQLRNDLIKKCKFHFQKAIENRPLTSINVHLDFAEICAINEEYDKAKEIYNHLLTLQGIRPENKQAICLQAGLFEQNHLGSESNAITHFLEGMKVNYDSKQKKQCRDKLEMIAARQLRRNPRESKAYALLGSMHQLNGERCEAIKCFEKALKFDPGNEEYLSALSELHLSIEADNDFPN; encoded by the coding sequence TAACACACAGGATTTGTTGAAAGTGGAGCTCAATCAGCTTCAATGTCACTTCACGTGGGCTCCACAGAGAGAAAACATTGACCTGGTCGCTATAAAGCAAAGATTACAAGATTCAATAGATCTTGGTGTGGAATATCAAGCCAGGTCTTACAACCAACTCGCTTTTGTAAACTGTCTGCAAGGAAACTGTGAGGAGGCGATTCAAAACTTAAGCACAGCTGAAAGAATTCTGAGGGAGAATCATGAAGATGAATTTGATAAAAGAATCATCATCACCTATGGAAACCATGCCTGGGTATATTATCACATGGGACAACTGACAGAGGCTCAGTCCTACCTCGACAGACTGCAGAGGATCTGTCAACAATTTCCTGAAGCCTCTCGGTACACAGCAATGATACCTGAAGTATACGGGGAGAAGGGTTGGTCACTGCTGAGTTCTGCAGCTCAATATTATGAAGAAGCAAAGGAATGTTTTAAAAAGGCTCTGGAGGAAGATCCAGATATTATTGAATGGAATGTTGGATATGCGACTGTTCTGTCTCGTCTGGAAGGGTTTTCTGGTACCCCAGAGAGTAGAAGTCACAGTACATCTGTGAAGCAGTGGAGACGTGTGCTGGAGCTTGATCCTCATCACTCTGTGGCCAAGGTGCTGCTGGCTCTAAATCTACGACAGTCCAAACAGAAGGAGGAGGCACTCAAATTAGTTAAACAAGCATTGGATCACTCCCCTGATAATCCATATGTGCTTCGTTACGCAGCAAAGTTTTACAGAAACAAAAGAGATGTGGAAAAAGCTGTGGAGCTGTTGAACAAAGGATTGGAAGCGACCCCACACTCTACCTTCTTACACCATCAAATAGGTCAGTGTTACAGAACCAAACTGAATCCACTGATTACAAATCCAGGCAGCAGAGATCCTCACAATCCTGCTTTTCAGCTGAGGAATGATTTGATTAAGAAATGCAAGTTTCATTTTCAAAAGGCAATAGAAAATCGACCATTAACATCTATTAACGTGCACCTGGATTTTGCAGAAATCTGTGCAATAAATGAAGAATATGACAAAGCGAAGGAGATCTACAACCATCTCCTGACATTGCAGGGTATACGTCCAGAAAATAAGCAGGCAATCTGTTTACAGGCTGGGCTCTTTGAACAAAATCACTTGGGATCGGAATCAAATGCCATCACCCATTTTCTGGAAGGAATGAAAGTCAATTATGACTCAAAACAAAAGAAACAATGCCGAGACAAGTTGGAGATGATAGCAGCAAGACAACTTCGCAGGAATCCTCGAGAAAGCAAGGCTTATGCTTTACTTGGGTCAATGCACCAGCTGAATGGTGAGAGATGTGAAGCTATTAAATGCTTTGAAAAGGCCTTGAAGTTCGATCCTGGCAATGAAGAATATCTAAGTGCTCTTTCTGAATTACACCTTTCCATCGAGGCTGACAATGACTTTCCCAACTGA